From a single Dendropsophus ebraccatus isolate aDenEbr1 chromosome 8, aDenEbr1.pat, whole genome shotgun sequence genomic region:
- the LOC138798741 gene encoding uncharacterized protein, translating into MEKPHHSAESDWQSADLKKLIEMTDQLLVEIEEELGPGEHPSQLTMEDTPEKLIMEIEELLRPAENPPEMTMEDQIEQLLMDIEKELGPEKHPPLLTMDDSIEKLLMEIEELLGPAENPPEMTMLNPTQQLLIDTEKELGPEKHPPQLTMLNPTQQLLMETEKELGPEKHPPQLTIKKTKKRHAKPSMWNMLKSFFCCCLWPIDAIDERPTGRKVLLQLLPSGHFYLKLH; encoded by the exons ATGGAGAAACCACATCAC TCTGCAGAGAGCGACTGGCAAT CTGCAGACTTAAAAAAATT GATCGAGATGACTGATCAGCTCCTGGTGGAGATAGAGGAGGAGCTAGGACCTGGAGAGCACCCGTCACAGCTGACAAT GGAGGACACCCCTGAAAAGCTGATTATGGAGATAGAGGAACTGCTCAGACCTGCGGAGAACCCTCCAGAGATGACAAT GGAAGACCAGATTGAACAGCTCCTGATGGATATAGAGAAGGAGCTAGGACCTGAGAAACACCCGCCACTGCTGACAAT GGACGACAGCATTGAAAAGCTCCTGATGGAGATAGAGGAACTGCTGGGACCTGCAGAGAACCCTCCAGAGATGACAAT gCTTAACCCGACTCAACAGCTCCTCATAGATACGGAGAAGGAGCTAGGACCTGAGAAACACCCACCACAGCTGACAAT GCTCAACCCGACTCAACAGCTCCTCATGGAGACGGAGAAGGAGCTAGGACCTGAGAAACACCCACCACAGCTGACAAT AAAAAAGACCAAAAAGAGACATGCAAAGCCGTCTATGTGGAATAT gctAAAATCTTTTTTCTGCTGCTGCCTCTGGCCCATAGATGCCATTGATGAG AGACCAACAGGAAGAAAAGTACTACTGCAGCTCTTACCATCTGGCCACTTTTACCTCAAGTTGCACTGA